The Agrobacterium larrymoorei genome includes the window GCGAACTCAACACGCAGTCCCGTTTGCCGCATCTCGTCGTTTCGCTCGGCTCTGCAGGATCGCGCAGTCTCGAACAGGCCGAAGTCTATCAGGCAACCTCCGTTTCCTATCGCGACATGGATGCCTCCGCCTTCGGTTTCGAGAAGGGGCGGACACCGTTTCTCGATCTTCCCGCCGAAGTATCGTTGCCTTTCGTCATACCTGATGTGGCCACCGCACGGCTCTCTACGGGCGCTAATGTCGTCTCCGGTACCATGTACGATCTTATCGACGCCGATATGGTGGAAATGGAGACGTTTGCGATTTTGCGCGCCTGCCAACGCTTCGGCATTCCCTTGGTTGGCCTGCGTGGCATCTCGGATGGCAAGGCGGATGTGCATCAAATCGATGACTGGACAGAGTATCTGCATGTCATCGATGAGAAACTGGCAGCGGCTGTGGATCGGTTGTGCGATGCGATAAAGAGTGGGGCAATTACTCTGTAAGGCTTGCGCTGTCGCGTATTTTCTGGCTTTTCAGGGCATCTGCCGGGTTGCCTTACGTCCGGCAATTCTTTAAAGGCTCGCCATGACCCAGATAGCCCATCCCGACAGCATCCTCATCATCGATTTCGGCAGCCAGGTGACGCAGTTGATTGCGCGCCGTGTTCGCGAAGCCGGCGTCTATTGCGAAATCCACCCGTTTCAGAGCGCGGACGAAGCCTTCCAGAAACTGC containing:
- a CDS encoding 5'-methylthioadenosine/S-adenosylhomocysteine nucleosidase (Enables the cleavage of the glycosidic bond in both 5'-methylthioadenosine and S-adenosylhomocysteine); the protein is MSFELVEIEGKRLLFVMAADAEYGPHLKARFKPLMTGVGPVEAAVSLTAALSELNTQSRLPHLVVSLGSAGSRSLEQAEVYQATSVSYRDMDASAFGFEKGRTPFLDLPAEVSLPFVIPDVATARLSTGANVVSGTMYDLIDADMVEMETFAILRACQRFGIPLVGLRGISDGKADVHQIDDWTEYLHVIDEKLAAAVDRLCDAIKSGAITL